A region from the Prochlorococcus marinus XMU1408 genome encodes:
- a CDS encoding rhodanese-like domain-containing protein, translating to MNQNSPLNISPKELNKILEDDSSEKPFIVDVREDNEIAIASFSFSVLHLPLSKAANWSDKIGELLPKDQPVVVICHAGVRSLNFGIWLLEQGIAKSVWNLVGGIDAWSTDVDQSVPRY from the coding sequence ATGAACCAGAATAGTCCTTTAAATATATCTCCAAAAGAGTTAAATAAAATCTTAGAAGATGATTCTTCTGAAAAACCATTTATTGTAGATGTGAGGGAGGATAATGAAATTGCTATTGCCTCATTTTCATTCTCAGTATTACATCTACCTTTGAGCAAGGCTGCAAACTGGTCAGACAAAATAGGTGAACTGTTGCCGAAGGATCAGCCTGTTGTCGTTATTTGCCATGCGGGTGTGAGAAGTCTGAATTTTGGTATTTGGCTTCTAGAACAAGGAATAGCTAAAAGTGTTTGGAATCTTGTCGGAGGAATAGATGCTTGGAGCACAGATGTTGATCAATCTGTTCCAAGGTATTAA
- a CDS encoding NAD(+) kinase yields MTSNLIWILYRSDSHSAYHEALNCKKIIEGYGKKVLIFEISIETNNFNELISMSAGLPEIALVLGGDGTVLKAARHLSTINIPILSFNVGGNLGFLTHDRHILKQENFWERVSNNKFNIQKRMMLEATVFTEKSNNESKIKSSFFALNDFYFRSCTDEIAPTCSLELEIDGEAVDKYKGDGLIFSTPTGSTAYGMAAGGPIIHPSLDAIIVSAICPMSLASRPIVVPPESQLVIKPIKEKKQKIKLWLDGSSGCIIEANDKCLIKKSNHSTSIIILDENLSYYKTITQKLHWASSLSERHK; encoded by the coding sequence ATGACATCAAATCTGATCTGGATCTTATATCGATCAGATAGCCATTCTGCATATCATGAAGCCTTAAATTGCAAAAAAATAATTGAAGGTTATGGTAAAAAAGTTCTAATTTTCGAAATAAGCATAGAAACAAATAATTTTAATGAGTTAATTTCAATGTCCGCAGGTTTACCAGAGATAGCTTTAGTATTAGGAGGGGATGGAACTGTTTTAAAAGCAGCAAGACATTTATCTACAATAAATATACCTATTCTGAGTTTTAATGTTGGAGGGAATCTAGGATTTTTGACACATGATCGTCATATTTTAAAGCAAGAGAATTTTTGGGAAAGAGTTTCAAATAATAAGTTCAACATACAAAAAAGAATGATGCTTGAGGCAACAGTATTTACTGAAAAAAGTAATAATGAAAGCAAAATAAAAAGTTCATTTTTCGCTCTGAATGATTTTTATTTTCGCTCTTGTACAGACGAAATAGCACCAACTTGCAGTCTTGAACTTGAAATAGATGGAGAAGCAGTTGACAAATATAAAGGCGATGGTCTTATCTTCTCAACTCCAACAGGCTCTACTGCTTATGGAATGGCCGCAGGGGGTCCAATCATACACCCTTCATTAGACGCCATCATAGTAAGCGCTATATGTCCTATGAGTTTGGCAAGTAGACCAATTGTTGTTCCTCCTGAATCTCAATTAGTTATAAAACCAATAAAAGAAAAAAAGCAAAAAATAAAGTTATGGCTGGATGGATCTAGTGGATGCATAATTGAAGCTAATGACAAATGCTTAATCAAGAAATCTAATCATTCAACATCAATAATTATTTTAGATGAAAATCTTTCTTATTATAAAACAATTACTCAAAAACTTCATTGGGCTAGTAGTCTTAGTGAAAGACATAAATAA
- a CDS encoding helix-turn-helix domain-containing protein codes for MFTGEIANSSHMGLSAREMEIIGLVADGLTNQEIAEKLTISKRTVDNHVSNMFTKTGSKNRVALLNWAMDHGKICRDGFNCCSLPDEADS; via the coding sequence ATGTTTACAGGAGAGATCGCTAATTCGTCCCATATGGGACTCTCTGCTAGGGAAATGGAGATTATTGGATTAGTTGCAGATGGACTCACTAACCAAGAAATTGCTGAAAAACTTACAATAAGCAAAAGAACTGTTGATAATCATGTCAGCAACATGTTTACAAAAACAGGTTCAAAAAATAGAGTCGCTTTATTGAACTGGGCAATGGATCACGGAAAGATATGTCGGGATGGATTTAATTGTTGCTCATTACCAGATGAAGCTGATTCATAG
- the nuoH gene encoding NADH-quinone oxidoreductase subunit NuoH, translating into MNSGIDLEMSFTQGVQNLGLSHELAHLLWIPLPMLLVLVSAVIGVLVTVWLERKISAAAQQRIGPEYAGALGILQPMADGLKLLVKEDIIPARADSVLFTVGPILVLVPVILSWLIVPFGQNLLISNVGIGIFLWIALSSIQPIGLLMSGYSSNNKYSLLGGLRAAAQSISYEIPLALAVLAIVMMSNSLSTVDIVEQQNTAGFLSWNIWRQPVGFIIFWICALAECERLPFDLPEAEEELVAGYQTEYAGMKFALFYLAGYINLVLSALLVSVLYLGGWGFPISIDWFSSLIGLSIDNPLVQIIAASLGIVMTILKAYLLVFLAILLRWTTPRVRIDQLLDLGWKFLLPISLVNLLVTASLKLAFPMTFGG; encoded by the coding sequence GTGAATTCAGGTATAGACCTTGAGATGAGTTTTACCCAAGGTGTTCAAAACCTTGGTTTATCTCATGAATTAGCACATCTTTTATGGATCCCTCTTCCAATGCTTTTAGTATTGGTTTCAGCTGTAATTGGGGTCTTAGTAACAGTTTGGCTTGAACGAAAAATTTCTGCAGCAGCTCAACAAAGAATTGGGCCTGAATATGCAGGTGCACTTGGAATTCTTCAGCCAATGGCTGACGGTTTGAAACTTTTAGTAAAAGAAGACATTATTCCCGCAAGGGCAGACAGCGTTCTTTTTACAGTTGGTCCAATATTAGTATTAGTTCCTGTAATTCTATCTTGGTTAATTGTTCCTTTTGGTCAAAATCTTTTAATAAGCAATGTAGGCATAGGAATCTTTTTATGGATTGCTCTAAGTAGTATTCAACCTATTGGTCTACTAATGAGTGGCTACTCTTCAAATAATAAATATTCTTTGCTAGGTGGACTTAGAGCTGCCGCTCAATCAATTAGTTATGAAATTCCATTAGCGCTAGCGGTGTTAGCAATAGTTATGATGAGCAATTCATTGAGTACTGTCGATATAGTTGAGCAACAAAATACTGCCGGTTTTCTTAGCTGGAACATATGGCGACAACCTGTAGGTTTTATAATTTTTTGGATCTGTGCATTAGCTGAATGCGAGAGACTACCTTTTGATTTACCTGAGGCAGAAGAAGAACTTGTAGCTGGTTATCAGACTGAGTATGCGGGTATGAAATTTGCTCTGTTTTACTTGGCTGGATACATAAATCTTGTTTTATCTGCATTACTTGTTTCCGTTCTCTACCTAGGAGGTTGGGGATTTCCTATCTCAATTGATTGGTTTTCATCTTTGATAGGTCTTTCAATTGATAATCCATTAGTTCAAATTATTGCTGCATCTCTTGGAATTGTAATGACAATTCTGAAGGCTTATTTACTGGTTTTTTTAGCAATTTTATTGAGATGGACTACTCCAAGAGTTCGAATTGATCAATTACTTGATTTAGGATGGAAGTTTCTTTTACCTATTTCATTGGTCAATTTACTTGTAACTGCTTCACTTAAATTGGCATTTCCGATGACATTTGGCGGATAA
- the nuoK gene encoding NADH-quinone oxidoreductase subunit NuoK produces MLENSVGPVPLQAYLIVAAFLFCTGVWGLINSRNAVRVLMSIELMLNAVNINLMSFSSYIDGSIIRGQVFSIFVITVAAAEAAVGLAILLSLYRNRVTIDMESFNLLKW; encoded by the coding sequence ATGTTAGAAAATTCAGTTGGTCCGGTACCTCTTCAGGCTTATCTTATAGTTGCTGCCTTTCTATTCTGCACAGGTGTATGGGGATTAATAAATAGTAGAAATGCTGTTCGGGTATTAATGAGTATTGAATTAATGTTAAATGCAGTAAATATAAATCTTATGAGTTTTTCATCCTATATAGATGGATCGATAATAAGAGGACAAGTATTTTCAATTTTTGTTATAACTGTAGCGGCAGCCGAGGCTGCTGTTGGTCTAGCAATATTACTTTCATTGTATAGGAATAGAGTTACTATTGATATGGAGAGTTTCAATCTACTTAAATGGTAG
- the ndhI gene encoding NAD(P)H-quinone oxidoreductase subunit I — translation MLGFLEKVADYTKEAVSAAKYLVDGLGVTFDHMRRRPVTVQYPYEKLIPSERYRGRIHYEFDKCIACEVCVRVCPINLPVVDWVMNKETKKKELRNYSIDFGACIFCGNCVEYCPTNCLSMTEEYELSAFDRHSLNYDNVALGRLPTSVTSDPSVRPLRELPYLPKGIMDPHELPANQQRAGKLPSQIIKELQAEKSEEEGNNNSSDMVPNKLNSTNK, via the coding sequence ATGCTTGGTTTCCTTGAAAAAGTTGCCGACTACACTAAAGAAGCCGTTAGTGCAGCGAAATATTTAGTTGATGGACTTGGCGTTACATTCGACCACATGCGTCGAAGACCTGTAACGGTTCAATATCCTTACGAAAAGCTAATTCCATCTGAGCGTTACAGAGGAAGGATTCATTATGAGTTTGACAAGTGCATTGCATGCGAGGTTTGCGTAAGGGTATGCCCAATCAATCTGCCAGTCGTTGATTGGGTAATGAATAAAGAAACCAAGAAAAAAGAATTGAGAAATTATTCTATTGACTTTGGTGCATGTATTTTTTGTGGAAATTGCGTTGAATATTGCCCTACAAATTGCTTGTCAATGACAGAAGAATATGAACTGTCTGCATTTGATAGACATAGCCTTAACTACGATAATGTTGCTCTTGGAAGACTACCAACAAGCGTAACTTCAGATCCATCAGTTCGTCCTCTCAGAGAATTACCCTATTTGCCAAAGGGCATAATGGACCCTCATGAATTACCCGCGAACCAACAAAGAGCAGGTAAGCTTCCAAGTCAGATTATAAAAGAACTGCAAGCAGAGAAATCAGAAGAAGAAGGTAATAATAATTCGTCGGATATGGTTCCAAATAAATTAAATTCTACTAACAAATGA
- a CDS encoding DUF3352 domain-containing protein → MKSLQSYFLISAIVILSILTGIFIWRNKHLTQIPKFNEESFNAPVSSKYIPKNTDLVFHWKLNPGLLPNYIENYQDKVSKHAINKKVGFIRDSSFQLIGFNFAKDISKWVGDYGSFAVFDSNKKTINDWLMVLAIKEDVNIKQELESILGSKVVDESTNQSNKISTSKTEIISKQINSNNSIYFANDEGNLLISSNPNIIQSSIEELDSNIINTKKMYKNIQLKDNLKDGLLLLEMSPKKILNLIGQEEDLLNINKVDNLLSSLNVDKNKLNLEGILAYNVKTKMPVKDINSNLIDIKKESELPQNYILVDNPKQYFQKDSVHPYQKLIASIIKESTTSDYSELLKIILENSQGNLIWINDKDWLILTRKSDTKKTEIDDILKKENFLNSNLDFKSRQLEIWSKISTNENNAYELKDNIEAIVEEDDKTYIWSQNLSSISNFDNTNYLKNYSDNEQNTNEFNDFDDVLKIHLGKEKTKEILNSFYPYILLKTMLGNTLNPPQDIDIAIAVPTINYPDFIKVKINLKTS, encoded by the coding sequence ATGAAATCACTTCAATCTTATTTTTTAATATCTGCAATAGTAATTTTATCAATTTTGACTGGGATATTTATCTGGCGCAATAAGCATCTTACGCAAATCCCTAAGTTCAATGAAGAATCATTCAATGCTCCGGTTTCCTCAAAATATATACCAAAGAATACTGATCTCGTATTCCACTGGAAGCTGAATCCAGGCTTACTTCCAAATTACATCGAAAATTATCAAGATAAAGTTAGTAAACACGCCATAAACAAAAAAGTAGGTTTTATTAGAGATTCCTCTTTTCAATTAATTGGCTTTAATTTTGCAAAAGACATCTCAAAATGGGTAGGAGATTATGGGAGCTTTGCAGTATTTGATTCAAACAAAAAAACTATAAATGATTGGTTGATGGTCTTAGCAATAAAAGAAGATGTAAATATTAAACAAGAATTAGAATCTATTTTAGGATCAAAAGTTGTTGATGAGAGTACTAATCAAAGCAATAAAATCAGCACCTCAAAAACAGAAATAATTTCAAAACAAATTAATTCAAACAACTCAATCTACTTTGCAAATGATGAAGGTAATCTTTTAATATCATCCAATCCTAATATCATACAATCTTCAATAGAAGAATTAGATAGCAATATAATAAATACAAAAAAAATGTATAAGAATATTCAATTAAAGGATAATCTTAAAGACGGATTGTTATTATTAGAAATGTCTCCAAAAAAGATTTTAAATCTTATTGGTCAAGAAGAAGATTTATTGAATATAAACAAGGTAGACAATTTACTATCTTCTTTAAATGTAGATAAAAATAAATTAAACTTAGAAGGAATATTAGCTTACAATGTTAAAACTAAAATGCCAGTTAAAGATATTAATTCTAATTTAATTGATATAAAAAAGGAATCTGAATTGCCTCAGAATTATATATTAGTTGACAATCCCAAGCAGTATTTCCAGAAAGATTCTGTCCATCCATATCAAAAGCTAATAGCCTCTATTATCAAAGAATCAACAACCTCAGATTATTCTGAGCTCTTAAAAATAATTCTTGAAAACTCTCAAGGAAATTTGATTTGGATAAATGATAAAGACTGGTTGATTTTAACTAGGAAATCTGATACGAAAAAGACAGAGATAGATGATATTCTAAAAAAAGAGAATTTTTTGAATTCAAATCTAGATTTTAAAAGCAGACAGCTAGAGATTTGGTCAAAAATAAGTACAAATGAAAATAATGCATATGAGCTAAAAGATAACATTGAGGCAATTGTCGAAGAAGATGACAAGACTTACATTTGGAGTCAAAACTTATCTTCTATATCAAATTTTGATAATACAAACTACCTCAAAAATTATTCAGATAATGAACAGAATACAAATGAATTTAATGATTTTGATGATGTCCTAAAAATTCATTTAGGGAAAGAAAAAACTAAAGAAATTTTAAATAGTTTCTATCCATATATCTTATTGAAAACTATGTTAGGAAACACACTAAATCCTCCTCAGGATATTGATATAGCCATTGCAGTACCTACAATTAATTATCCAGACTTCATTAAAGTTAAAATCAACTTAAAAACAAGTTGA
- a CDS encoding citrate synthase — MVLKPGLEGVPVTNSGICEINGTEGRLSYRGYPISELAQKSSFLETAFLLIWGELPTENELEKFEKDVQMHRRVSFRIRDMLKCFPESGHPMDALQASAASLGLFYSRRAIDDPKYIYDAVVRLIAKIPTMVAAFEQIRKGDDPIQPQDDLPYSSNFLYMLTEREPSPLAARVFDRCLILHAEHSLNASTFSARVTASTLTDPYAVVASAVGTLAGPLHGGANEDVIAMLEEIGRPDEASSFLNDAIEKKRKIMGFGHREYRVKDPRATILQAFAEELFLEFGKDEMYEVAKALEEEAISKLGPKGIFPNVDFYSGLVYRKLGIPRDLFTPVFAISRVAGWLAHWREQLGANRIFRPSQIYEGAKIRNWQPLESR; from the coding sequence TTGGTTCTAAAACCAGGCTTGGAAGGGGTTCCAGTAACCAACTCAGGGATATGCGAAATAAATGGAACAGAAGGAAGGCTTAGCTACAGAGGTTATCCAATATCTGAGCTAGCCCAAAAAAGTAGTTTTTTAGAAACTGCATTTCTCTTGATCTGGGGAGAACTTCCCACTGAAAATGAGCTTGAGAAATTTGAAAAGGACGTTCAAATGCATAGACGAGTGAGCTTTAGAATTAGAGATATGCTCAAGTGTTTTCCAGAGTCTGGGCATCCTATGGATGCTCTTCAAGCAAGTGCTGCATCTTTGGGCCTCTTTTATTCTCGAAGAGCAATTGATGATCCAAAATATATCTACGACGCAGTTGTGAGGTTGATTGCAAAAATTCCAACTATGGTTGCTGCTTTCGAGCAAATAAGAAAAGGAGACGATCCAATTCAACCTCAAGATGATTTACCTTACTCTTCCAATTTCCTTTATATGCTCACCGAGAGGGAGCCAAGTCCTCTTGCAGCAAGAGTTTTCGACAGATGTTTAATTCTTCATGCCGAGCACAGTCTCAATGCAAGTACATTCAGCGCAAGAGTAACTGCAAGCACATTAACTGATCCTTATGCCGTCGTGGCTTCTGCCGTTGGGACATTAGCCGGTCCTCTTCATGGAGGGGCCAATGAAGATGTGATAGCAATGTTAGAAGAAATTGGAAGACCTGATGAAGCCTCTTCATTTCTCAATGATGCAATTGAAAAAAAAAGGAAAATCATGGGCTTTGGACACAGGGAGTATCGAGTCAAAGACCCTAGAGCAACAATTTTACAAGCCTTCGCAGAGGAACTTTTCTTGGAATTTGGTAAAGATGAAATGTATGAAGTAGCCAAAGCACTTGAAGAAGAGGCTATTTCCAAGCTGGGGCCAAAAGGTATATTCCCAAATGTTGACTTTTATTCCGGACTTGTTTACCGAAAGCTTGGTATTCCTCGAGATTTGTTTACACCTGTTTTTGCGATTTCCAGAGTTGCTGGTTGGTTGGCTCACTGGAGAGAGCAACTTGGAGCAAATAGAATTTTCAGACCATCACAAATTTATGAAGGAGCAAAAATTAGAAATTGGCAGCCTCTTGAGAGCAGATAA
- a CDS encoding NADH-quinone oxidoreductase subunit J produces MNIAYSTELICFLILSAVIVSGSLAVVLLENIVYSAFLLGGVFMAVAGLYLLLNASFVAAAQILVYVGAVNVLILFAIMLVNNKEKLKPIKGLRTRKLISGGVCGGLLILLLRVSITTKWNLPGPASIGEEATERIGEHLFTDYLLPFELASILLLMAMIGAIVLARRDITIPTKEKIDLNNQNSLSDKKIPLLSENSLK; encoded by the coding sequence ATGAATATCGCTTATTCAACAGAATTAATTTGCTTTCTAATTCTTAGTGCCGTCATAGTTTCTGGAAGTTTGGCAGTTGTTTTATTAGAAAATATTGTTTACTCAGCATTTTTATTAGGCGGAGTATTTATGGCTGTAGCAGGTTTATATCTTTTGCTAAATGCTAGTTTTGTCGCTGCAGCTCAAATTCTTGTATATGTAGGAGCTGTAAATGTTTTGATATTATTTGCAATTATGTTAGTTAATAATAAAGAAAAGTTAAAACCAATTAAAGGTCTTAGAACTAGAAAATTGATTTCTGGTGGGGTATGTGGTGGATTATTAATCCTATTATTGCGTGTTAGCATTACCACCAAATGGAACTTACCAGGGCCAGCCTCTATTGGTGAAGAAGCAACAGAAAGAATTGGAGAGCATTTATTTACTGATTACTTATTACCTTTTGAACTTGCTTCAATTTTGTTGTTAATGGCTATGATTGGAGCAATTGTGTTAGCAAGAAGAGATATTACAATTCCTACAAAAGAGAAAATTGATTTAAATAATCAAAACTCCTTAAGTGATAAGAAAATTCCTCTTCTTTCTGAAAATAGTTTAAAATGA
- a CDS encoding CYTH domain-containing protein: MGIEIERRFLVKNDDWKSQVLIIEDFSQAYLNSNLDDWNIRVRIIDKKKSYITLKSSINGLVNYEFEYSIPIKDAIELFNLSKYKITKTRSQVKINGKNWVVDSFEGSNSSLKIAEIELNSESEEINIPLWCGDEITGIKSLSNAALAKTSISELSIRDRMKAEDP, encoded by the coding sequence ATGGGCATAGAAATCGAAAGAAGATTCTTAGTTAAAAATGATGATTGGAAATCTCAAGTACTAATTATTGAGGATTTTAGCCAAGCCTATTTAAATTCAAATTTAGATGATTGGAATATTAGAGTCAGGATAATAGATAAAAAAAAATCTTATATAACTTTAAAATCTTCTATAAATGGATTAGTAAACTATGAATTTGAATATTCTATTCCTATTAAAGATGCTATAGAATTATTCAACTTATCAAAATATAAAATTACTAAAACTCGTTCTCAAGTAAAAATCAACGGAAAAAATTGGGTAGTTGACTCTTTTGAAGGTTCGAATTCTTCTTTAAAAATTGCTGAAATTGAATTAAATTCTGAATCCGAAGAAATCAACATCCCATTGTGGTGTGGTGACGAGATAACTGGGATTAAATCATTAAGTAATGCTGCCCTAGCAAAAACTTCCATTTCAGAACTTTCAATAAGAGATCGAATGAAAGCTGAAGATCCTTAG